A single region of the Pseudomonas solani genome encodes:
- a CDS encoding VOC family protein — protein sequence MSLSPFHLAIPVYDLAAARHFYGEVFGLAEGRSSEHWVDFDFFGHQLVIHEHPKTASQEAAHTNAVDGHDVPVPHFGVVLGWVEWEALAERLRGLGTTFVIEPYVRFKGQVGEQATLFLFDPCGNALEFKAFKDMGQLFAK from the coding sequence ATGAGTCTTTCCCCCTTCCACCTGGCCATTCCCGTCTACGACCTGGCCGCCGCCCGGCACTTCTACGGCGAGGTGTTCGGCCTCGCCGAGGGCCGCTCCAGCGAGCATTGGGTGGATTTCGACTTTTTCGGCCACCAACTGGTGATCCACGAACACCCGAAGACCGCCAGCCAGGAAGCCGCCCACACCAATGCGGTGGACGGCCACGATGTGCCGGTGCCGCACTTCGGCGTGGTGCTGGGCTGGGTTGAATGGGAGGCGCTGGCCGAACGCCTGCGCGGGCTGGGCACGACGTTCGTGATCGAACCCTACGTGCGCTTCAAGGGCCAGGTGGGCGAGCAGGCCACCCTGTTCCTCTTCGACCCCTGCGGCAATGCGCTGGAGTTCAAGGCGTTCAAGGACATGGGGCAGCTGTTCGCCAAGTGA
- a CDS encoding DUF695 domain-containing protein yields MTDDWDFYFAQVDDRPASIYVDLGAVREVPLEHLPFMAYVRLHMRTPRDDGLSSQEEFDRLIEIEDQLTARLLNEGCAYLGRYTGNGLRDFFFYVGDETLWNERVAAVLEAFPEYEYESGTQEDPEWSTYFDFLFPPAEDQQRISNRRLCAVLESNGDTLETPREIDHWFYLPDEARGEALIAEAATLGFTLRDCGWTEDEEAYRVQLWREDIPQPGTIDELTLALLALALSFDGDYDGWETVLVTDEPTTLH; encoded by the coding sequence ATGACTGACGATTGGGATTTCTATTTCGCACAGGTCGACGACCGCCCCGCTTCCATCTACGTCGACCTCGGCGCGGTGCGCGAAGTGCCGCTGGAGCACCTGCCGTTCATGGCTTACGTGCGCCTGCACATGCGCACGCCACGGGACGACGGGCTTTCCAGCCAGGAGGAGTTCGACCGGCTGATCGAGATCGAGGACCAGTTGACCGCGCGCCTGCTCAATGAAGGCTGCGCCTACCTGGGCCGCTACACCGGCAACGGCCTGCGCGATTTCTTCTTCTACGTGGGCGACGAGACGCTCTGGAACGAGCGGGTCGCCGCCGTGCTGGAGGCCTTCCCGGAATACGAGTACGAATCCGGTACCCAGGAAGACCCGGAATGGTCGACCTACTTCGACTTCCTCTTCCCGCCCGCCGAGGACCAGCAGCGCATCAGCAACCGCCGCCTGTGCGCGGTGCTGGAAAGCAACGGCGACACGCTGGAAACTCCGCGCGAGATCGACCACTGGTTCTACCTGCCCGACGAGGCCCGGGGCGAAGCGCTGATCGCCGAAGCGGCCACCCTCGGCTTCACCCTGCGCGATTGCGGCTGGACCGAGGACGAGGAGGCCTACCGGGTGCAGCTGTGGCGCGAGGACATCCCCCAGCCGGGCACCATCGATGAGCTGACCCTGGCGCTGCTGGCCCTGGCCCTGTCCTTCGACGGCGATTACGACGGTTGGGAGACGGTGCTGGTGACGGACGAGCCGACGACCTTGCATTGA
- the peaB gene encoding quinohemoprotein amine dehydrogenase maturation protein: MGAILNLVERNLHEVQVDADRMLFHIPSSSLFSTDAVTGGIIDTLRQQGCSPEDLVQRLAGRFPGQEVSETLRELIALELVSDGSPLTPEIGVKRVERTALNTVVLNVNTGCNLSCTYCYKEDLDKPSAGRKMAVETAEASVEMLLRESPDETRYSVVFFGGEPLSNRALIEHMVGYCERRFAAAGKQVEFIMTTNATLLTEEIVDWLDAHRFGLSISIDGPKTVHDRNRITVGGQGTYDVVRRKADMLLSRYRSRPVGARVTLTRGVTDVETIWNHLFNEMGFAEVGFAPVTSGDLSDYNLTGEELVQVFANMKALGRRYLEAALEHRNIGFSNLHQLITDIHEGQKKALPCGAGLKMLAVDHEGGLNLCHRFTGSSLPTFGDVHSGVKQAELNDFLSQRLDRQGTGCDTCRIRNLCSGGCYHESYARYGDPTHPTYHYCDLMRDWVDFGIEVYSRIMAANPAFISRYITPRKAH; the protein is encoded by the coding sequence ATGGGCGCAATCTTGAATCTGGTCGAGCGCAACCTGCATGAAGTGCAGGTGGACGCGGACCGCATGCTGTTTCACATCCCCAGCAGCTCGCTGTTCAGCACCGACGCCGTCACCGGCGGCATCATCGACACGCTGCGCCAGCAGGGCTGCTCGCCCGAAGACCTGGTGCAGCGCCTGGCCGGGCGCTTCCCCGGGCAGGAAGTGAGCGAGACCCTGCGCGAGCTGATCGCGCTGGAGCTGGTTAGCGACGGCTCGCCGCTGACGCCGGAAATCGGCGTCAAGCGGGTCGAGCGCACCGCGCTGAACACCGTGGTGCTGAACGTCAACACCGGCTGCAACCTCAGCTGCACCTACTGCTACAAGGAAGACCTCGACAAGCCCTCGGCCGGCCGCAAGATGGCCGTCGAGACCGCCGAAGCCTCGGTAGAAATGCTGCTGCGCGAATCCCCCGACGAAACCCGCTACAGCGTGGTGTTCTTCGGCGGCGAGCCGCTCTCCAACCGCGCCTTGATCGAGCACATGGTGGGTTACTGCGAGCGGCGCTTCGCGGCGGCCGGCAAGCAGGTGGAGTTCATCATGACCACCAACGCCACGCTGCTCACCGAAGAGATCGTCGACTGGCTCGACGCCCATCGCTTCGGCCTCTCCATCAGCATCGACGGGCCGAAGACGGTGCACGACCGCAACCGCATCACCGTGGGCGGGCAGGGCACCTACGACGTGGTGCGGCGCAAGGCCGACATGCTGCTGTCGCGCTACCGCAGCCGCCCGGTGGGCGCGCGGGTGACCCTGACCCGCGGCGTCACCGATGTGGAGACCATCTGGAACCACCTGTTCAACGAGATGGGCTTCGCCGAAGTCGGCTTCGCCCCGGTCACCTCGGGCGACCTCAGCGACTACAACCTCACGGGCGAGGAACTGGTGCAGGTCTTCGCCAACATGAAGGCCCTCGGCCGGCGCTACCTGGAGGCGGCGCTGGAGCACCGCAACATCGGCTTCTCCAACCTGCACCAGCTCATCACCGACATCCACGAGGGGCAGAAGAAGGCGCTGCCCTGTGGCGCCGGTCTGAAGATGCTGGCCGTGGACCACGAAGGCGGGCTCAACCTCTGCCACCGCTTCACCGGCTCCAGCCTGCCCACCTTCGGCGACGTGCACAGCGGCGTGAAGCAGGCCGAGCTCAACGACTTCCTCTCCCAGCGCCTGGACCGGCAAGGCACCGGCTGCGACACCTGCCGCATCCGCAACCTCTGCTCCGGCGGCTGCTACCACGAGAGCTACGCCCGCTACGGCGACCCCACCCACCCGACCTACCACTACTGCGACCTGATGCGCGACTGGGTGGACTTCGGCATCGAGGTCTACAGCCGGATCATGGCCGCCAACCCGGCCTTCATCAGCCGCTACATCACCCCGCGGAAGGCGCACTGA
- the peaD gene encoding quinohemoprotein amine dehydrogenase subunit beta, whose product MKLTVIARLATAVAGLALGTGAWAADNAGPALKPGSEYLIATNYPNNLHVVDLASDSLYKTCRLPDAFGPGTAMMAPDNKTAYLLNNHFGDLYGVDLDDCKTVFHARLSRNPGEKVRSMFSFALSPDGKELYTTVNPTQMMSDHYVVKPPRLEVFRTADGLDAKPVRSFPMPRQVYLMRAADDGSLFVAGPDIYKMDVHTGQYTVAVPGRNWQRPNYSAPDVLYFWPHQSALHDFSMLYTTAKFKDDKQDLATADFIYGFVSVDLKTGKSTVQDFAPLTELYFTGMRSPKDPNLMFGVLNRLAKYDIKQQKLIKAANLEHTYYCVAFNKAGSKLYLAGTFNDIAVFDPDSLEKVKNIKLPGGDMAITTTQVFVR is encoded by the coding sequence ATGAAACTCACCGTCATCGCCCGCCTGGCCACCGCCGTCGCCGGGCTCGCCCTGGGCACCGGCGCCTGGGCCGCCGACAACGCCGGCCCGGCCCTCAAGCCCGGCAGCGAATACCTGATCGCCACCAACTACCCCAACAACCTCCACGTGGTCGACCTGGCCAGCGACAGCCTCTACAAGACCTGCCGCCTGCCCGACGCCTTCGGCCCCGGCACCGCGATGATGGCGCCGGACAACAAGACCGCCTACCTGCTCAACAACCACTTCGGCGACCTCTACGGCGTCGACCTGGATGACTGCAAGACCGTGTTCCACGCCCGGCTCTCGCGCAACCCGGGGGAGAAGGTGCGCTCGATGTTCTCCTTCGCCCTCAGCCCGGACGGCAAGGAGCTCTACACCACGGTCAACCCGACCCAGATGATGAGCGACCACTACGTGGTCAAGCCGCCGCGCCTGGAGGTGTTCCGTACCGCCGACGGCCTCGATGCCAAGCCCGTGCGCAGCTTCCCCATGCCGCGCCAGGTCTACCTGATGCGTGCCGCCGACGACGGCAGCCTGTTCGTGGCGGGGCCGGACATCTACAAGATGGACGTGCACACCGGCCAGTACACAGTGGCGGTGCCCGGGCGCAACTGGCAACGGCCCAACTACAGCGCGCCGGACGTGCTGTACTTCTGGCCGCACCAGAGCGCGCTGCACGACTTCTCCATGCTCTACACCACGGCGAAGTTCAAGGACGACAAGCAGGACCTGGCCACCGCCGATTTCATCTACGGCTTCGTCAGCGTCGACCTGAAGACCGGCAAGAGCACGGTGCAGGACTTCGCCCCGCTCACCGAGCTGTACTTCACCGGCATGCGCTCGCCCAAGGACCCGAACCTGATGTTCGGCGTGCTCAACCGCCTGGCCAAGTACGACATCAAGCAGCAGAAGCTGATCAAGGCCGCCAACCTCGAACACACCTACTACTGCGTGGCGTTCAACAAGGCCGGCAGCAAGCTCTACCTCGCCGGCACCTTCAACGACATCGCCGTGTTCGACCCGGACAGCCTCGAGAAGGTGAAGAACATCAAGCTGCCCGGCGGCGACATGGCCATTACCACGACGCAGGTGTTCGTCCGCTAG
- the qhpC gene encoding quinohemoprotein amine dehydrogenase subunit gamma yields MKHLKPLNNKAQLLDQAVAEDRVEEVVAMSAVAGCTATTDPGWEVDAFGGVSSLCQPMEADLYGCSDPCWWPAQVPDMMSTYQDWNANAADSSQDWRNLGTVFPKDK; encoded by the coding sequence ATGAAGCATCTCAAGCCGCTGAACAACAAAGCCCAGTTGCTGGACCAGGCCGTGGCCGAAGACCGCGTCGAAGAAGTGGTGGCCATGAGCGCCGTGGCCGGCTGCACCGCCACCACCGACCCGGGCTGGGAAGTGGACGCCTTCGGTGGCGTCTCCTCGCTCTGCCAGCCGATGGAAGCCGACCTCTACGGTTGCTCCGACCCCTGCTGGTGGCCGGCCCAGGTGCCGGACATGATGAGCACCTACCAGGACTGGAACGCCAACGCCGCGGATTCCTCGCAGGACTGGCGCAACCTCGGCACCGTCTTCCCGAAAGACAAGTGA
- a CDS encoding DUF1615 domain-containing protein, translated as MNLAPASLILFAALLLAGCGSQRSQEGPQLTPAEVRAQVARLIPSNVVDRQGWATDIQVAFTAQELATVKGNFCAVLAVTEQESTYQADPPVPGLAKIARQEIDRRAARLHLPGFLVDSALDIRSPTGKTYAQRLAAVRTERQLSVIFDDFIGMVPLGRQLFGTFNPVHTGGPMQVSIAFAQQHAENYPYTTTGSVRDEVFTRRGGLYFGIAHLLGYEADYPEPLYRFADFNAGWYASRNAAFQQAVSLASGIPLALDGDLIIHGSRDAGATEKAVRTLGRRLDMGDGAIRRALEQGDGPDFAESELYEKVYALAEKSAGRTLPRAVLPGITLQSPKITRKLTTAWFAQRVDERYRRCMAR; from the coding sequence ATGAATCTCGCCCCCGCCAGTCTCATTCTGTTCGCCGCGCTGTTGCTGGCCGGTTGCGGCAGCCAGCGCAGCCAGGAAGGCCCGCAGCTCACCCCGGCCGAAGTGCGTGCCCAGGTGGCACGGCTGATTCCCAGCAACGTGGTGGACCGCCAGGGCTGGGCCACCGACATCCAGGTGGCCTTCACCGCCCAGGAGCTGGCCACGGTGAAGGGCAACTTCTGCGCGGTGCTGGCGGTGACCGAGCAGGAGTCCACCTACCAGGCCGACCCGCCGGTGCCGGGCCTGGCGAAGATCGCCCGCCAGGAGATCGACCGCCGCGCCGCGCGCCTGCACCTGCCGGGCTTCCTGGTGGATTCGGCGCTGGACATCCGCTCGCCCACCGGCAAGACCTACGCCCAGCGCCTCGCCGCCGTGCGCACCGAGCGCCAGCTGAGCGTGATCTTCGATGACTTCATCGGCATGGTGCCCCTCGGCCGCCAGCTGTTCGGCACCTTCAACCCGGTGCACACCGGCGGCCCCATGCAGGTCAGCATCGCCTTCGCCCAGCAGCACGCCGAGAACTACCCGTATACGACCACCGGCAGCGTGCGCGACGAGGTGTTCACCCGCCGCGGTGGCCTGTACTTCGGCATCGCCCACCTGCTGGGCTACGAGGCGGATTACCCCGAGCCGCTGTACCGCTTCGCCGACTTCAACGCCGGTTGGTACGCCAGCCGCAACGCCGCCTTCCAGCAGGCGGTGAGCCTGGCCAGCGGCATCCCCCTGGCGCTGGATGGCGACCTGATCATCCACGGCAGCCGCGATGCCGGCGCCACGGAGAAGGCGGTGCGCACCTTGGGGCGGCGCCTGGACATGGGCGACGGTGCCATCCGCCGCGCGCTGGAGCAGGGCGACGGGCCGGACTTCGCCGAAAGCGAGTTGTACGAGAAGGTCTACGCCCTGGCCGAGAAGAGCGCCGGGCGCACGCTGCCCCGCGCGGTGCTGCCGGGCATCACCCTGCAGAGCCCGAAGATCACCCGCAAGCTCACCACCGCCTGGTTCGCCCAGCGCGTGGATGAGCGCTACCGGCGCTGCATGGCGCGCTGA
- the peaA gene encoding quinohemoprotein amine dehydrogenase subunit alpha, translated as MKTIRLRWRAGSLVLAAAALLCTQAQAADEGPALLKGKCMGCHIHEGGDSYSRISHQRKTPEGWLMSIARMQVMHGLSISDDDRRTLVKYLADKQGLAPSETDGVRYAMERRLNTVEHFDEQLTQMCGRCHSGARVALQRRPAKEWEHLVNFHLGQWPSLEYQAQSRDRDWLELALTQMVPELAKRFPLEDQAWADWQKARPKAQALPGQWSFSGHMLAKGDVRGVMTVSADSGDTFKVEVQGQYADGTPFTGSGSAILYNGYEWRGNVKVGDTPMRQIFAALNGEMKGRMFEAEHDERGLDFSAAKDGNARLLSVQPAFLKAGGEAELTLVGSGLSGTPEFGPGVEVVKVLEVTPRQVRVKVKAAADAAVGTRAVALGALKGVDLAVYKDIAEVKVVPAFSIARVGENGGSTPKVQGRFEAEAWGKDAAGQPYRIGYLPATWSVAPFDERAEEDQDVKFAGQMQKDGVFVPGAAGPNPERRMMTNNAGNLKVIAQLEEGGQKGEGHLIVTVQRWNNPPLP; from the coding sequence TTGAAGACGATTCGACTCCGGTGGCGTGCGGGCAGCCTGGTCCTGGCTGCAGCCGCCTTGTTGTGCACCCAGGCCCAGGCGGCGGACGAGGGCCCGGCGCTGCTCAAGGGCAAGTGCATGGGGTGCCACATCCACGAAGGCGGCGACAGCTACAGCCGCATCAGCCACCAGCGCAAGACCCCCGAAGGCTGGCTGATGAGCATCGCGCGCATGCAGGTGATGCACGGCCTCTCCATCAGCGACGACGACCGCCGCACCCTGGTCAAGTACCTGGCCGACAAGCAGGGCCTGGCCCCCAGCGAGACCGACGGCGTGCGCTACGCCATGGAGCGGCGCCTCAACACGGTCGAGCACTTCGACGAACAGCTGACGCAGATGTGCGGCCGCTGCCACTCCGGCGCGCGAGTGGCCCTGCAACGCCGCCCGGCCAAGGAGTGGGAACACCTGGTCAACTTCCACCTCGGCCAGTGGCCCTCGCTGGAATACCAGGCCCAGTCCCGTGATCGCGACTGGCTGGAGCTGGCCCTCACGCAGATGGTGCCCGAGCTGGCCAAGCGCTTCCCGCTGGAGGACCAGGCCTGGGCCGACTGGCAGAAGGCCCGGCCCAAGGCGCAGGCGCTGCCGGGGCAATGGAGCTTCAGCGGCCACATGCTGGCCAAGGGCGATGTACGTGGGGTGATGACGGTCAGCGCCGACAGCGGCGACACCTTCAAGGTCGAGGTGCAGGGCCAGTACGCCGACGGCACGCCCTTCACCGGCTCGGGCTCGGCCATCCTCTACAACGGCTACGAATGGCGCGGCAATGTGAAGGTTGGCGACACCCCCATGCGCCAGATCTTCGCCGCCCTGAACGGCGAGATGAAGGGCCGCATGTTCGAGGCCGAGCACGATGAGCGCGGCCTCGACTTCAGCGCCGCGAAGGACGGCAACGCCCGGTTGCTCTCGGTGCAGCCGGCCTTCCTCAAGGCGGGTGGCGAGGCCGAGCTGACCCTGGTGGGCAGCGGCCTGTCCGGCACCCCCGAGTTCGGCCCGGGCGTCGAGGTGGTCAAGGTGCTGGAGGTCACGCCCCGGCAGGTGCGGGTCAAGGTCAAGGCCGCCGCCGATGCCGCGGTCGGCACCCGCGCGGTGGCCCTGGGTGCGCTCAAGGGCGTGGACCTCGCGGTGTACAAGGACATCGCCGAGGTGAAGGTGGTGCCCGCCTTCTCCATCGCCCGCGTGGGCGAGAACGGCGGCTCCACGCCCAAGGTGCAGGGCCGCTTCGAGGCCGAGGCCTGGGGCAAGGACGCGGCCGGCCAGCCGTATCGCATCGGCTACCTGCCGGCCACCTGGTCGGTCGCGCCCTTCGATGAGCGCGCCGAGGAGGACCAGGACGTGAAGTTCGCCGGGCAGATGCAGAAGGACGGCGTGTTCGTCCCCGGCGCCGCCGGCCCCAACCCCGAGCGGCGGATGATGACCAACAACGCCGGCAACCTGAAGGTGATCGCCCAGCTGGAGGAGGGCGGCCAGAAGGGTGAAGGCCACCTGATCGTCACCGTGCAGCGCTGGAACAACCCGCCGCTGCCATGA
- a CDS encoding AMP-binding protein: MNHPSYTRGRQDKPLLAMTLGAAFDATVARFPEREALVVRHQGLRLTWAQLAAEVERHARALMAIGLEAGDRLGIWAPNCAEWTITQFASAKVGAILVNINPAYRSSELEYALKQSGCRWVICADAFKTSDYHAMLLELVPALADGEPGTLASDRLPELRGVVSLAAEPPVGFLPWAVLQQLAGAVSVEALAKREAQLQFDEPINIQYTSGTTGFPKGATLSHYNILNNGYMVGESLGLTEHDRLVIPVPLYHCFGMVMGNLGCLTHGSTMIYPGDAFDPLATLAAVAEEKATALYGVPTMFIAELDHPRRHEFDLSSLRTGIMAGATCPIEVMRRVIDEMHMAEVQIAYGMTETSPVSLQTGPDDGLELRVTTVGRTQPQLESKIVDADGRVVPRGQIGELCTRGYSVMLGYWNNPLATTDAIDPGRWMHTGDLAAMDEEGYVRIVGRSKDMIIRGGENIYPREVEEFFFTHPAVADVQVIGIPCSRYGEELVAWVQLHPGHDATAEALRDWARARIAHFKVPRHFRFVSEFPMTVTGKIQKFRMREISIEEIGSL; this comes from the coding sequence ATGAATCACCCCAGCTACACCCGAGGGCGCCAGGACAAGCCATTGCTGGCCATGACCCTGGGCGCCGCCTTCGATGCCACCGTGGCGCGTTTCCCCGAGCGCGAAGCGCTGGTGGTGCGCCACCAGGGCCTGCGCCTGACCTGGGCGCAACTGGCGGCGGAAGTGGAACGCCACGCCCGCGCGCTCATGGCCATCGGCCTGGAAGCGGGCGATCGCCTCGGCATCTGGGCGCCCAACTGCGCCGAATGGACCATCACCCAGTTCGCCAGCGCCAAGGTCGGCGCCATCCTGGTCAACATCAACCCCGCCTACCGCAGCAGCGAGCTGGAATACGCCCTCAAGCAGTCCGGCTGCCGCTGGGTGATCTGCGCCGACGCCTTCAAGACCTCCGACTACCACGCGATGCTGCTGGAGCTGGTCCCGGCCCTGGCCGACGGCGAGCCGGGCACCTTGGCCAGCGACCGGCTGCCGGAGCTGCGCGGCGTGGTCAGCCTGGCCGCCGAGCCACCGGTCGGCTTCCTGCCCTGGGCCGTGTTGCAGCAATTGGCGGGGGCGGTGAGCGTCGAGGCCCTGGCCAAACGCGAGGCCCAGCTGCAGTTCGACGAGCCGATCAACATCCAGTACACCTCCGGCACCACTGGCTTCCCCAAGGGCGCCACCCTCAGCCACTACAACATCCTCAACAACGGCTACATGGTCGGCGAGAGCCTGGGCCTCACCGAGCACGACCGCCTGGTGATCCCGGTGCCGCTCTACCACTGCTTCGGCATGGTCATGGGCAACCTCGGTTGCCTGACCCACGGCAGCACCATGATCTACCCGGGCGATGCCTTCGACCCGCTGGCCACCCTGGCCGCCGTGGCCGAGGAAAAGGCCACCGCGCTCTACGGCGTGCCCACCATGTTCATCGCCGAGCTGGATCACCCCCGCCGGCACGAATTCGACCTCTCCAGCCTGCGCACCGGGATCATGGCCGGCGCCACCTGCCCCATCGAAGTGATGCGCCGGGTGATCGACGAGATGCACATGGCCGAGGTGCAGATCGCCTACGGCATGACCGAGACCAGCCCGGTCTCCCTGCAAACCGGCCCCGATGACGGCCTCGAGTTGCGCGTCACCACCGTCGGCCGCACCCAGCCGCAACTGGAAAGCAAGATCGTCGACGCCGACGGCCGCGTCGTCCCCCGTGGGCAGATCGGCGAGCTGTGCACCCGGGGCTACAGCGTGATGCTCGGCTACTGGAACAACCCGCTGGCGACGACGGACGCCATCGACCCCGGGCGCTGGATGCACACCGGCGACCTGGCGGCCATGGACGAGGAGGGCTATGTGCGCATCGTCGGGCGCAGCAAGGACATGATCATTCGCGGCGGCGAGAACATCTATCCGCGCGAGGTGGAGGAATTCTTCTTCACCCACCCGGCGGTGGCCGACGTCCAGGTGATCGGCATCCCCTGCAGCCGCTACGGCGAGGAACTGGTGGCCTGGGTCCAGCTGCACCCCGGCCACGACGCCACGGCGGAAGCACTGCGCGACTGGGCCCGCGCCCGCATCGCCCACTTCAAGGTCCCGCGGCACTTCCGCTTCGTCAGCGAATTCCCCATGACCGTCACCGGCAAGATCCAGAAATTCCGCATGCGCGAAATCAGCATCGAGGAGATCGGGAGCCTGTAG
- a CDS encoding IS481 family transposase — MPWNTRDAMSLKEEFIALALQPDSNRRELCRRFGISPQTAYKWLKRYEQSGRDGLHEKSRRPLNSPKRTPPALETEVVALRQAHPAWGGRKISHVLNCGIAPSTVTNVLHRHLLILPPEKEAKKPWQRFEHEAPNDLWQMDFKGYFPTQQGQCHPLTVVDDHSRFNLAIQACANERKETVQEKLSEVFRRYGLPARINTDNGSPWGSPRNPGELSELGVWLVRLGIRLSFSRPYHPQTNGKNERFHRALKAEVLKGKHFHDLIEAQAAFDQWREIYNLQRPHEALGYQVPMERYRTSPWPFPEKLEDFEYALDDEVTKVYHSRFRFRKHYFRIAKGLAGHLIAIRPRPESEVLYDVYFCHQFLRTIDLNNPDYGP; from the coding sequence ATGCCTTGGAACACGAGAGACGCCATGAGCTTGAAAGAGGAATTCATTGCGTTGGCCTTACAGCCTGACAGCAACAGGCGAGAACTGTGCCGACGCTTCGGTATCAGCCCGCAAACGGCTTACAAGTGGCTTAAGCGATACGAACAGAGCGGGAGAGATGGCCTGCACGAGAAATCCCGCCGGCCGCTCAATAGCCCCAAGCGGACCCCTCCCGCGCTGGAAACGGAGGTGGTTGCGTTGCGTCAGGCGCATCCTGCGTGGGGCGGACGCAAGATCAGCCATGTCCTTAACTGCGGTATTGCCCCCAGCACTGTGACTAACGTCCTGCACCGCCATCTGCTGATCCTGCCGCCTGAAAAGGAAGCCAAGAAGCCCTGGCAGCGCTTCGAGCACGAGGCCCCCAATGACCTCTGGCAGATGGATTTCAAGGGCTACTTTCCGACCCAGCAAGGCCAGTGTCATCCGTTGACGGTTGTGGATGACCATTCCCGCTTCAACCTGGCGATCCAGGCCTGCGCCAATGAGCGCAAGGAAACGGTTCAGGAAAAGCTGAGCGAAGTCTTCCGCCGCTATGGTTTGCCTGCCCGAATCAACACCGATAACGGCTCCCCTTGGGGCTCGCCACGTAATCCGGGTGAACTATCCGAGCTGGGTGTTTGGCTGGTCCGGCTGGGCATTCGCCTGAGCTTCAGCCGGCCTTACCATCCACAAACCAATGGCAAAAACGAGCGCTTTCATCGCGCGCTCAAAGCTGAAGTACTCAAGGGAAAGCACTTTCACGACTTGATCGAAGCCCAGGCTGCTTTCGATCAATGGAGGGAGATCTACAACCTTCAACGGCCCCACGAAGCGCTGGGCTATCAGGTTCCCATGGAGCGATACCGCACAAGCCCCTGGCCATTTCCAGAAAAACTGGAGGACTTCGAATATGCCCTGGATGACGAAGTGACAAAGGTTTATCACAGCCGATTCCGCTTTAGAAAACACTACTTCCGCATCGCCAAGGGGCTTGCTGGGCACCTGATCGCTATACGTCCCAGGCCTGAAAGCGAGGTGTTGTACGACGTGTACTTCTGCCATCAATTTCTACGAACTATCGACCTGAACAACCCTGACTACGGACCATAA
- a CDS encoding ferritin-like domain-containing protein encodes MPSVMSGRATPSELTQAGIIGQSPQQLDLQIEDGWRSRGEQAFEAMVRSDSRLFIAKLEEAVLSESICVQLYDMLLERAMHHDGYRAELVATFRQIRDEELAHVWTLIEALERVGVRARTALAEHPRNWGIAAQRVAQVLAQPHNSMSQCLHAMLIYELGEQAAWETLVTLMAASGDDTWLRRFQAVLQDEQRHANTIKALLSRELPDGAAANP; translated from the coding sequence ATGCCCAGTGTCATGTCAGGACGCGCCACCCCCAGCGAACTCACCCAGGCCGGCATCATCGGCCAGAGCCCCCAGCAGCTGGACCTGCAAATCGAGGACGGCTGGCGCAGCCGGGGCGAGCAAGCCTTCGAAGCCATGGTCCGCAGCGACTCGCGGTTGTTCATCGCCAAGCTGGAGGAGGCGGTGCTCTCCGAAAGCATCTGCGTGCAGCTCTACGACATGCTGCTGGAGCGCGCCATGCACCACGACGGCTACCGCGCCGAGCTGGTGGCCACCTTCCGGCAGATCCGCGACGAAGAACTCGCCCACGTCTGGACCCTGATCGAAGCGCTGGAGCGGGTCGGCGTGCGTGCCCGCACCGCCCTTGCCGAGCACCCGCGCAACTGGGGCATTGCGGCCCAGCGTGTGGCCCAGGTGCTGGCCCAGCCGCACAACAGCATGTCGCAGTGCCTGCACGCCATGCTCATCTACGAACTGGGGGAACAGGCCGCCTGGGAAACCCTGGTGACCCTGATGGCCGCCAGTGGCGACGACACCTGGCTGCGCCGCTTCCAGGCGGTGCTGCAGGACGAACAGCGCCACGCCAACACCATCAAGGCGCTGCTCTCCCGCGAGCTGCCCGACGGCGCTGCAGCCAATCCGTAG